TAGACCCCGCGTGGTGTCCAGGATGCGGAAACTTTCCCCTCAGAATGAATCTCGCGAGCACCTTGGAGGAGATGGGAGTAGATAAGTCCCGCTTTGTTATGGTAACCGGAATCGGGCAGGCTGCGAAGATGCCCCATTATCTCGACGTAAACTTTTTCAACGGCCTCCATGGAAGAAGCCTTCCAGTCGCCTTTGCGATAAAAGTCGTCAATCCCGAACTCACTGTAATTGCCGAGTCAGGAGACGGAGACATGTATGGAGAGGGTGGGAACCATTTCATTCATGGTATCCGTAGGAATTTCGACGTATCTGTCTTGATTCATGATAACCAGATCTATGGATTGACGAAGGGCCAGGGGTCGCCAACAACAAGAAAGGGTCAGAAGACGAGCGTACAACTTCAAGGCGTAATCAACGAACCCTTGAATCCACTTGCTCTGGCGATAACGATGGATGCTCCCTTTGTTGGAAGATCCTTTATCGGCGACAAGGAACACTTCAACAAGGTTGTTTCGGCAGCGATAAAGCATAAGGGTTTTTCAGTTGTTGATATAATGCAACCCTGCGTCACTTTCAATAAGGTGAACACCTTCAAGTACTACAAAGAAAGACTCTATGATGTTAGCGAAGCAGATAGTGGTTACGATCCGACAGACAAGGCAAATGCTTTCAGGAAGGCTCTCGAGTGGGACGATAAGATACCGATGGGTATTCTATACGTGAACGATAAGCCGACTTACCATGAACTTCATCCCGTTTTGAAGAAAGGCGTTGTTATTGCGGCGGAAAAGACATCGATCGATATCTCTGCCGAGCTCAAGACCTTTAGGTGAAAAGAATAGAGACCCAGGTGAGTATTGGTGAGAGTATCAGGGCCGGCAGGAAGTTGCCGACCCTGATTTCTTTTATCTCAAGCAGTCTAATCCCCAGAGCAAGGAGCATAAGACCTCCAACCCCCGAGAAATCTCCCAGATAGATAGGATCCTGAAGGAAGGAAAGAACTCCGGCAAGAGACACGAGTCCGCCCTGTACCAGATAGACGGCAGCGGCAGAGAGAAGCACACCCTTGCCTAGAGCTGCGGAGAGCATTACGGACGAGATCCCATCCATTAATGATTTTATGTAAATCAACTCATTTTCGCCCGAGAGTCCAGCCTTGAGAGAACCTATAACCGTCATGGGGCCGGCAACGAAAAGGACGGAGGCGGTGATGAAACCTTTAACGAAGTTTGCGTCGTCACTCTTGTTTCCTGCGAGTCTTCCAATCTTTTCCTCCAGATCGAAAGCCTCTCCGATTGCTCCGCCGATAATGAGACTACCCAGAACAACGAGAACGCTGCTCGTATCAAGAAACATACTTATACCCAGACCCATAGTCAGGAGTCCAATTACATTGAAAAAGACCTTTCTGTAACGCTCTTTCACAAACTTTCCACCCAGAAGGCCCAGCATCG
The sequence above is a segment of the Mesotoga infera genome. Coding sequences within it:
- a CDS encoding 2-oxoacid ferredoxin oxidoreductase (catalyzes the coenzyme A-dependent decarboxylation of 2-oxoacids, such as pyruvate and 2-oxoglutarate); translated protein: DPAWCPGCGNFPLRMNLASTLEEMGVDKSRFVMVTGIGQAAKMPHYLDVNFFNGLHGRSLPVAFAIKVVNPELTVIAESGDGDMYGEGGNHFIHGIRRNFDVSVLIHDNQIYGLTKGQGSPTTRKGQKTSVQLQGVINEPLNPLALAITMDAPFVGRSFIGDKEHFNKVVSAAIKHKGFSVVDIMQPCVTFNKVNTFKYYKERLYDVSEADSGYDPTDKANAFRKALEWDDKIPMGILYVNDKPTYHELHPVLKKGVVIAAEKTSIDISAELKTFR
- a CDS encoding DUF554 domain-containing protein — translated: MLNISVIVNTVAVIFGSMLGLLGGKFVKERYRKVFFNVIGLLTMGLGISMFLDTSSVLVVLGSLIIGGAIGEAFDLEEKIGRLAGNKSDDANFVKGFITASVLFVAGPMTVIGSLKAGLSGENELIYIKSLMDGISSVMLSAALGKGVLLSAAAVYLVQGGLVSLAGVLSFLQDPIYLGDFSGVGGLMLLALGIRLLEIKEIRVGNFLPALILSPILTWVSILFT